The DNA segment CAGCGGGGGCCGGTCGTAGGGCTGGTGGGGTTCGGCGCCGATCAGGGTGACGGGGCCGGTGAAGCCCTGTTCGCGCAGGGCGACGGCGGTCTGGACGCCCGCCATGCCCGCGCCCGCGACGACGACCCGGCGTTCCGTCTGTGCTGCCCGCTGCTGCTCGCTCACCTGTTCAGCTTAGGACCTGTCCGCCCTCGATCCGCTGGACCGCCCCTGGAGCGCCCGTCAGCTGACGGCCTGTCAGGGCGGGGGCTCCGCGCCCGCCGCCCTCCCTACCCGCTCCGGGCGGCTGGGTCTAGGCTGGCGGCGTACAAGACTCGCGGGAGCCCGGACGCACCGGGCTGAGAGGGAGGCTGGCGGCCTCCGACCGTACGAACCTGATCCGGGTCATGCCGGCGAAGGGAGGGGCTGGACGCCCATGCGCATCCATCGCACCGAAGGGTCCGACGTCCTCGTCATCGGGGGCGGCATCATCGGCCTGGTGACCGCCTGGCGGGCCGCGCAGCGCGGTCTGTCCACCGCGCTCGCCGATCCGGGGCCGGGCGGCGGGGCGGCGCGGGTCGCGGCCGGGATGCTGGCCGCCGTCACCGAACTGCACTACGGCGAGGAGACCCTCCTCGGGCTCAACCTCGCCTCCGCCCGGCGCTATCCGTCGTTCACCGCCGAGCTGGAGGAGGCGAGCGGGCAGGACATCGGCTTCCGGGCCTGCGGCACCCTGGCCGTCGCGCTGGACGCCGACGACCGCGCCCATCTGCGCGAACTCCACGAGCTGCAACGCCGCTCGGGCCTCGCGTCGGAGTGGCTGACCGGACGCGAGTGCCGCCGTCTGGAGCCGATGCTCGCGCCGGGTGTGCGCGGCGGGCTGCGGGTGGACGGCGACCACCAGGTCGATCCGCGCCGGCTGGCCGCCGCGCTGCTGACCGCCTGCGAACGCGCCGGGGTGGTCTTCCACCGCCACCGGGCCGACCGCCTCACCGCGGTCGCCGACCGGGCCACCGGGGCCGTCCTCGACGACGGCACGGAGCTGGCCGCCGACCAGGTGGTGCTCGCGGCGGGCAGCCTCAGCGGCCGGCTCGCCGGGGTGCCCGCCCACGTCCTGCCGCCGGTCCGTCCGGTCAAGGGCCAGGTCCTGCGGCTGACCGTGCCCCGGACCTACGCCCCCTTCCTCTCGCGCACCGTGCGGGCGGTGGTCCGGGGCAGCCACGTCTATCTCGTACCGCGCGAGAACGGCGAGCTGGTCGTCGGCGCCACCACCGAGGAGATGGGCTGGGACACCACCGTCACGGCGGGCGGGGTCTACGAGCTCCTGCGCGACGCCCACGAGCTGGTGCCCGGCATCACCGAGCTGCCGCTCACCGAGACCCGCGCCGGGCTGCGCCCCGCGTCCCCCGACAACGCCCCGCTGCTCGGCCCGACCGCGCTGCCCGGCCTCCATCTGGCCACCGGCCACCACCGCAACGGCGTGCTGCTCACCCCGGTCACCGGGGACGCCATGGCCGCGCTGCTGGCGGACGGCGCACTGCCCGATGCGGCCCTCCCCTTCTCCCCCGGCCGGTTCCCGGCGCCCCCCGCGCCCGCCCCGGCGTCCACCCCCGCACCCCAGGAGCAGCCCGTATGACCGCGCCGTCCCCGCTCACCGTGTCCGTCAACGGCGCACCGGCCGTCGTCGCCGCCGGGACCACTCTGGACACCCTCGTCGCCACGCTGACCGACGCGCCGCGCGGGGTGGCCGCCGCGCTCAACGAGACGGTCGTGCCGCGCGGCGAGTGGCCGGCCGCCGTGCTCGGCGACGGCGACCGGGTCGAGGTCCTGACCGCAGTCCAGGGAGGCTGAACCATGTCCGACGACCGCTTCACGCTCGGCGGCACCGACTTCACCTCGCGGCTGATCATGGGCACCGGCGGCGCGCCCAGCCTGGACGTCCTGGAACGGTCGCTGACCGCGTCGGGCACCGAGCTGACCACCGTCGCGATGCGCCGCCTGGACCCGACCGTGCGGGGCTCCGTGCTCTCGGTCCTGGAGAAGCTGTCCGTCCGGGTGCTGCCGAACACCGCCGGCTGCTACACCGCGGGCGAGGCCGTGCTCACCGCCCGGCTGGCCCGCGAGGCGCTGGGCACCGACTGGGTGAAGCTGGAGGTGGTGGCCGACGAGCGCACCCTGCTGCCCGACCCGGTCGAGCTCCTGGACGCCGCCGAGATCCTGGTGGACGACGGTTTCACCGTGCTGCCGTACACCAGCGACGACCCGGTGCTGGCCCGGAAGCTGGAGGACGTGGGGTGCGCGGCGGTCATGCCGCTCGGCTCCCCCATCGGCTCCGGCCTCGGCATCCGCAACCCGCACAACTTCCAGCTGATCACCGAGCGGGCGGGCGTGCCGGTGATCCTGGACGCGGGCGCCGGTACGGCGTCGGACGCCGCGCTCGCGATGGAGCTGGGCTGTTCGGCGGTGATGCTCGCCTCGGCGGTGACCCGTGCCCAGGAGCCGGAGCTGATGGCCGCCGCGATGCGCCACGCGGTGGAGGCCGGGCGTCTCGCGTACCGGGCGGGGCGCATCCCGCGCCGCCATTTCGCCGAGGCGTCGTCGCCGGCGGACGGGCGCGCGGCGCTCGACCCGGAGCGCCCGGCGTTCTGACCCCGGGGCGCGTCGGCGGCCCGGATCGGGCCGCCGTCCACCCCGGCCCTGTCACGGCTCGGCTTCAGTCCTGCGCCGGGTTCGCTCCGCGGCGGCGGGCCTGTCCGCGGCGGCTCGTAGACTCGCATGGTGGATACGACCCTCCAGGACCCCCTCGTCGGGCAGCTGCTCGACGGCCGCTACCGCGTCGATGCCCGCATCGCCGTGGGCGGCATGGCCACGGTCTACCGGGCCATGGACACCCGGCTCGACCGGCTGCTCGCCCTCAAGGTGATGCATCCGGCCCTCGCGACCGACGCCTCGTTCGTCGAGCGCTTCATCCGCGAGGCCAAGTCGGTGGCGCGTCTCGACCACCCCAACGTGGTCGGGGTCTTCGACCAGGGCGCGCAGGGTCAGTACGTCTACCTGGCTATGGAGTACGTCGCCGGGTGCACGCTGCGCGATGTGCTGAGCGAGCGCGGGGCGCTGCGGCCCAGGGCCGCGCTGGACATCCTGGAGTCGGTGCTCGCCGCCCTGGGCGCGGCGCACCGGGCGGGCTTCGTGCACCGCGACATGAAGCCGGAGAACGTGCTGATCGGGGACGACGGCCGGGTCAAGGTCGCCGACTTCGGCCTGGTCCGGGCCGTGGACGCGGTGACCAGCACCACCGGCACGATCCTCGGCACCGTCTCGTACCTCGCCCCCGAGCAGATCGAGCACGGCGCGGCCGACACCCGCACCGACGTGTACGCGTGCGGGGTCGTGCTGTACGAGATGCTGACCGGCGACAAGCCGCGCGACGGGGAGTCCCCCGCCCAGGTCATCTACCGGCATCTGCACGAGGACGTGCCGCCGCCCTCCGAAGCGGTCCCCGGTCTCGCGCCGGAGCTGGACGCGCTGGTGGCGGGCGCCACCGCCCGCGATCCGGAGGCCCGCCCGTTCGACGCGGTGGC comes from the Streptomyces sp. NBC_00525 genome and includes:
- the thiO gene encoding glycine oxidase ThiO, which encodes MRIHRTEGSDVLVIGGGIIGLVTAWRAAQRGLSTALADPGPGGGAARVAAGMLAAVTELHYGEETLLGLNLASARRYPSFTAELEEASGQDIGFRACGTLAVALDADDRAHLRELHELQRRSGLASEWLTGRECRRLEPMLAPGVRGGLRVDGDHQVDPRRLAAALLTACERAGVVFHRHRADRLTAVADRATGAVLDDGTELAADQVVLAAGSLSGRLAGVPAHVLPPVRPVKGQVLRLTVPRTYAPFLSRTVRAVVRGSHVYLVPRENGELVVGATTEEMGWDTTVTAGGVYELLRDAHELVPGITELPLTETRAGLRPASPDNAPLLGPTALPGLHLATGHHRNGVLLTPVTGDAMAALLADGALPDAALPFSPGRFPAPPAPAPASTPAPQEQPV
- the thiS gene encoding sulfur carrier protein ThiS — encoded protein: MTAPSPLTVSVNGAPAVVAAGTTLDTLVATLTDAPRGVAAALNETVVPRGEWPAAVLGDGDRVEVLTAVQGG
- a CDS encoding thiazole synthase; its protein translation is MSDDRFTLGGTDFTSRLIMGTGGAPSLDVLERSLTASGTELTTVAMRRLDPTVRGSVLSVLEKLSVRVLPNTAGCYTAGEAVLTARLAREALGTDWVKLEVVADERTLLPDPVELLDAAEILVDDGFTVLPYTSDDPVLARKLEDVGCAAVMPLGSPIGSGLGIRNPHNFQLITERAGVPVILDAGAGTASDAALAMELGCSAVMLASAVTRAQEPELMAAAMRHAVEAGRLAYRAGRIPRRHFAEASSPADGRAALDPERPAF